In one Corallococcus sp. EGB genomic region, the following are encoded:
- the nla6 gene encoding enhancer binding protein Nla6 → MGSARILAVDDERETCEALAEMLSAWGHKVETAFDGHDALRKAGEFRPDVVLSDLAMPETDGLWLLRNLRDELPDCPVVFLTGRGTIDTAVESIREGAYDFIVKPLDTARLKVCIDRALEKKETLREVQTLRRRLKQLGSSDLIAGSTAMRKVIEMVEKVAPSKASVSISGESGTGKEVVARTVHNLSLRRDKPFIAINCASIPATLIESELFGHERGAFTGADQRRPGVFEMAHGGTLFLDELGEIPIDLQAKLLRVLEEGRLRRLGGKVEIEVDVRVLSATNRDLKQEIKNQRFREDLYFRLNVFQLHLPPLRDRRDDVPILVQHFVDKFRGDSAKRVSGVHPDAMEVLKNYDWPGNIRELRNAVERAVILCDGELITREHLPPDMAGKSPERHTFKLPFGLSLDAVEREYILGSLQRNGNNKARTAEVLGVSEKTLYNKLNRYAAENRAQGAPGGGGPLGGQGNEGPLGASSFLIR, encoded by the coding sequence TTGGGCAGCGCACGAATCCTGGCCGTGGATGACGAACGTGAGACCTGCGAGGCACTGGCGGAGATGTTGTCCGCCTGGGGTCACAAGGTCGAGACCGCGTTCGACGGGCATGACGCCCTCCGCAAGGCCGGTGAGTTCCGGCCCGACGTCGTCCTGTCGGACCTCGCCATGCCGGAGACGGATGGTCTCTGGCTGTTGCGCAACCTGCGCGACGAGCTGCCGGATTGCCCGGTGGTGTTCCTCACCGGCCGTGGCACCATCGACACCGCCGTGGAGTCCATCCGCGAGGGTGCCTACGACTTCATCGTGAAGCCGCTGGACACCGCGCGGCTCAAGGTCTGCATCGACCGCGCGCTGGAGAAGAAGGAGACCCTGCGCGAGGTGCAGACGCTGCGGCGCCGCCTCAAGCAGCTGGGCTCCTCGGACCTCATCGCCGGCTCCACCGCGATGCGCAAGGTCATCGAGATGGTCGAGAAGGTGGCCCCCTCCAAGGCCAGCGTCTCCATCAGCGGCGAGTCCGGTACGGGCAAGGAGGTCGTCGCCCGCACGGTGCACAACCTGTCCCTGCGCCGCGACAAGCCCTTCATCGCCATCAACTGCGCGTCCATCCCCGCGACGCTGATTGAATCCGAGCTCTTCGGCCACGAGCGCGGCGCGTTCACCGGCGCGGATCAGCGCCGCCCGGGCGTCTTCGAGATGGCCCACGGCGGCACGCTGTTCCTGGACGAGTTGGGTGAGATCCCCATCGACCTGCAGGCCAAGCTGCTGCGCGTCCTGGAAGAGGGGCGCCTGCGCCGTCTGGGCGGCAAGGTGGAAATCGAAGTGGACGTGCGCGTGCTGTCCGCCACGAACCGCGACCTGAAGCAGGAGATCAAGAACCAGCGCTTCCGCGAGGATCTCTACTTCCGCCTCAACGTGTTCCAGCTGCACCTGCCGCCCCTGCGCGACCGCCGGGACGACGTGCCCATCCTGGTCCAGCACTTCGTGGACAAGTTCCGCGGGGACTCCGCGAAGCGCGTCTCCGGCGTGCACCCGGACGCGATGGAGGTGCTCAAGAACTACGACTGGCCGGGCAACATCCGCGAGCTGCGCAACGCCGTGGAGCGCGCCGTCATCCTCTGCGACGGGGAGCTGATCACCCGCGAGCACCTGCCGCCGGACATGGCCGGCAAGTCCCCGGAGCGCCACACGTTCAAGCTGCCGTTCGGCCTGAGCCTGGACGCCGTGGAGCGCGAGTACATCCTGGGCAGCCTCCAGCGGAACGGGAACAACAAGGCCCGCACCGCCGAGGTGCTGGGGGTGAGCGAGAAGACGCTCTACAACAAGCTCAACCGCTACGCGGCGGAGAACCGCGCCCAGGGCGCCCCAGGCGGGGGCGGCCCCCTGGGGGGACAGGGCAACGAGGGCCCCTTGGGGGCCAGCAGCTTCCTCATCCGCTGA
- a CDS encoding histidine kinase dimerization/phospho-acceptor domain-containing protein — MASSVPSVQDVSDPVVGAARYDAVPPLMDSLLHDVRNPLNALAIHLEVLTEKLKGESGQVPATQEKNLKAMREQIARVDSLLKLFSDFIVFRGAGPSGDAPLSDATGKALDVLGHESRRRRLQVQRVIEPDVQARMDDTTELGFFLVQVLMRAFQRAESGATVVVAVRAEGSAAVLEVVDGSSAPERARDTVAALTLRAAQLGIEFVVQAGTCRLVFPRA, encoded by the coding sequence ATGGCAAGCAGTGTGCCTTCTGTCCAGGATGTGTCGGACCCTGTGGTGGGCGCGGCCCGCTACGACGCGGTTCCGCCCTTGATGGACAGCTTGCTGCACGACGTGCGCAACCCGCTCAACGCGCTCGCCATCCATCTCGAGGTGCTCACCGAGAAGCTCAAGGGTGAGTCCGGCCAGGTCCCGGCCACGCAGGAGAAGAACCTCAAGGCGATGCGCGAGCAGATCGCCCGCGTGGACAGCCTGCTGAAGCTCTTCTCCGACTTCATCGTGTTCCGAGGGGCGGGGCCCTCCGGGGACGCGCCGCTGTCGGATGCCACCGGCAAGGCCCTGGACGTGCTCGGTCATGAGAGCCGCCGGCGCCGCCTGCAGGTCCAGCGCGTCATCGAGCCGGATGTGCAGGCCCGCATGGACGACACCACCGAGCTGGGGTTCTTCCTGGTGCAGGTGCTGATGCGCGCCTTCCAGCGCGCGGAGTCCGGCGCCACCGTGGTCGTCGCGGTCCGCGCCGAGGGCTCCGCGGCGGTGCTGGAGGTGGTGGACGGCTCCTCGGCGCCCGAGCGGGCGAGGGACACCGTCGCCGCGCTGACGCTCCGTGCGGCCCAGTTGGGCATCGAGTTCGTCGTCCAGGCGGGGACGTGCCGCCTCGTGTTTCCGCGCGCCTGA
- a CDS encoding ArsA family ATPase encodes MSDARVLHFFGGKGGVGKTTLAAAYAVRLSEEVPKHRVLVVSLDPVQSLSDLVKKKLPAKPTKLQAGKGEGGLFGAELNPPALLKPFLAEYLPALAKAAVKGTHLSEEELGKLYQQAVPGLEELVALFHVVDLLDSGDFDRVVVDTAPTSHTLRLFDLPAQLRKFLGFVKAGQDRAAPAPSGKGKKAAAAAAAESSGGFLEQVGQKAEKLLALLKDPARTAFHLVALAEPVPEAQTRMYFTQLRERGLPVTEVVVNQVEDHQGCPACQGRRGLQAPHVRKYQALDKNVPVNLLGRREVAPRGLDGLKEFAKEWAAGKETKALEFSAAEGPPALVRAPSMPPIAAPPLPPTRLIFFVGQGGVGKSSCAAAAAVTLTEKEGPVLLISTDPAHSLSDVLQSRLTDTETQVKGTKGLYARELDMAGWFNALRKRLKEKAEKAFEGAPKAGNDVPADLLYLRNLLECAPPGIDELAAMSVLTDALVQERFKRIVVDSSPQVMNVRVVELADTAKAWLGALHGILNKHRAKGLGELADELAAMLKHVKRFEDALASPSESRFVVVTRGEDLAASRTERLVEYLKERKLQVERVLVNRVGPKSTCEKCENRRKLELNAAKAMEKKIGLPVTMAPALGRHPAGLRELKAFRTAWYALSAPPAKIKAA; translated from the coding sequence ATGAGCGACGCGCGAGTTCTTCACTTCTTCGGCGGCAAGGGCGGGGTCGGCAAGACCACGCTTGCGGCAGCGTACGCGGTGAGGCTCTCCGAAGAAGTGCCCAAGCACCGGGTGCTGGTCGTCTCGTTGGATCCGGTGCAGTCCCTGTCGGACCTGGTGAAGAAGAAGCTGCCGGCGAAGCCCACCAAGCTGCAGGCGGGCAAGGGCGAGGGCGGCCTCTTCGGCGCGGAGTTGAACCCGCCCGCGCTGCTCAAGCCGTTCCTGGCGGAGTACCTGCCGGCGCTGGCGAAGGCGGCGGTGAAGGGCACGCACCTGTCGGAAGAGGAGCTGGGCAAGCTCTACCAGCAGGCGGTGCCGGGGCTGGAGGAGCTGGTGGCGCTCTTCCACGTGGTGGACCTGCTGGACTCGGGTGACTTCGACCGCGTCGTCGTGGACACGGCGCCCACCAGCCACACGCTGCGCCTGTTCGATCTGCCGGCGCAGCTGCGCAAGTTCCTGGGCTTCGTGAAGGCGGGCCAGGACCGCGCCGCCCCGGCCCCCAGCGGCAAGGGCAAGAAGGCGGCGGCCGCCGCGGCGGCGGAGTCCTCGGGCGGCTTCCTGGAGCAGGTGGGCCAGAAGGCGGAGAAGCTGCTGGCGCTGCTGAAGGATCCGGCGCGCACGGCCTTCCACCTGGTGGCGCTGGCGGAGCCGGTGCCCGAAGCGCAGACGCGCATGTACTTCACCCAGCTGCGCGAGCGCGGGCTGCCGGTGACGGAGGTGGTGGTCAACCAGGTGGAGGACCACCAGGGTTGCCCCGCGTGCCAGGGCCGCCGGGGCCTGCAGGCGCCGCACGTGCGCAAGTACCAGGCGCTGGACAAGAACGTGCCCGTGAACCTGCTGGGCCGCCGCGAGGTGGCGCCCCGGGGGCTGGACGGGCTGAAGGAGTTCGCCAAGGAGTGGGCGGCGGGCAAGGAGACCAAGGCGCTGGAGTTCAGCGCGGCCGAAGGGCCTCCGGCGCTGGTGCGCGCCCCGTCCATGCCGCCCATCGCGGCGCCGCCGCTGCCTCCCACGCGGCTCATCTTCTTCGTGGGGCAGGGCGGGGTGGGCAAGTCCTCCTGCGCGGCCGCCGCGGCGGTGACGCTGACGGAGAAGGAGGGACCGGTGCTCCTCATCTCCACGGACCCCGCGCACTCGCTGTCGGACGTGCTGCAGAGCCGCCTGACGGACACCGAGACGCAGGTGAAGGGCACCAAGGGCCTGTACGCGCGCGAGCTGGACATGGCGGGGTGGTTCAACGCCCTGCGCAAGCGCCTGAAGGAGAAGGCGGAGAAGGCCTTCGAGGGCGCGCCCAAGGCGGGCAACGACGTGCCGGCGGACCTGCTCTACCTGCGCAACCTGCTGGAGTGCGCGCCCCCGGGCATCGACGAGCTGGCGGCCATGTCCGTGCTGACGGACGCGCTGGTGCAGGAGCGGTTCAAGCGCATCGTGGTGGACTCGTCGCCGCAGGTGATGAACGTCCGCGTGGTGGAGCTGGCGGATACGGCGAAGGCGTGGCTGGGCGCGCTGCACGGCATCCTCAACAAGCACCGGGCCAAGGGCCTGGGCGAGCTGGCGGATGAGCTGGCGGCGATGCTCAAGCACGTGAAGCGCTTCGAGGACGCGCTGGCGTCCCCCAGCGAGTCGCGCTTCGTGGTCGTCACGCGCGGCGAGGACCTGGCTGCGTCCCGCACCGAGCGGCTGGTGGAGTACCTCAAGGAGCGCAAGCTCCAGGTGGAGCGGGTGCTCGTCAACCGCGTGGGCCCCAAGTCCACCTGCGAGAAGTGCGAGAACCGCCGCAAGCTGGAGCTGAACGCGGCCAAGGCCATGGAGAAGAAGATTGGCCTGCCCGTGACGATGGCGCCCGCGCTGGGCCGTCACCCCGCGGGGCTGCGCGAGCTGAAGGCGTTCCGCACCGCCTGGTACGCCCTGTCCGCGCCGCCGGCGAAGATCAAGGCGGCCTGA
- a CDS encoding transglycosylase SLT domain-containing protein, which produces MSWTGWVAGWVAGVALGQSPTTLEAVRLHRSDAAALAQAELATCEQAKCPDAGRLGLLAGTLVLSDGDAALARDLLTRHAAPAPLESFHAFYLGQARFYSGDPDGAAKDFERALEKASPALAVRARARLGESLLDAHRPKDAAPVLESAAAAQPTPELLFQRAQTRAATGNAAGLRADLKSVALRFPTHPYADAALEQLAALKPPVTLTLPEHLQRARGFLSSDAAKRAEEELATAEKRGLVKGAPAQAQVALLRAQVLFALGKREDAEKALAVARKGPPAIAAEAALVVARRALRSDDNEKARKLMAALDKAYPSQAAGEEGAFFAAWLDLQGSRFEDAAKSFADYEKRYKGSRRRDEAMWFRALAHIRLEQYAKARQALDDLVTAYPKTSLAPQARYWMARTEELSGGKAASVGPAYEAVITAAPASFYALLATERLRESGRTPPEAFPQPPKQLTLPRPPELELAVALTRAGLFRDAADEVQSRVSDLRSADQALPFAHALLQLGEFGHAHVVAARYLWGRAFGSKAPDALAAFYPRAFAQAVETEATRQALDPFLVWAIMRRESAFRPEVMSAADARGLMQIIPPTATAIALKMAEPAPAPADLFAPERNIRYGAWYLSQLMKRFAHPALAAAAYNAGPKAAVRWAQERGSMPLDLFVESIPYRETRGYVKQVLADLYLYHRFYEKNGTEARLAMSVPAPTTDGVGF; this is translated from the coding sequence ATGAGTTGGACCGGCTGGGTGGCGGGTTGGGTGGCGGGGGTGGCGCTGGGGCAATCCCCCACGACACTCGAGGCCGTCCGGCTGCACCGGTCCGACGCGGCGGCGCTCGCCCAGGCGGAGCTCGCGACCTGCGAGCAGGCGAAGTGCCCGGATGCGGGGAGGCTGGGCCTGCTCGCTGGCACGCTCGTCCTTTCGGACGGGGACGCGGCCCTGGCCCGGGACCTGCTCACCCGGCACGCGGCCCCCGCGCCCCTGGAGTCCTTCCATGCCTTCTACCTGGGACAGGCGCGCTTCTACTCGGGCGACCCCGACGGCGCGGCGAAGGACTTCGAGCGGGCCCTGGAGAAGGCCTCCCCGGCCCTCGCCGTACGTGCCCGCGCCCGCCTGGGGGAGTCCCTGTTGGACGCCCACCGCCCCAAGGACGCGGCCCCGGTGCTGGAGTCCGCGGCGGCGGCGCAGCCCACCCCGGAGCTGCTCTTCCAGCGCGCCCAGACGCGCGCGGCCACCGGCAACGCGGCGGGCCTTCGCGCGGACCTGAAGTCGGTGGCGCTGCGCTTCCCCACCCACCCGTACGCGGACGCGGCGTTGGAGCAGCTGGCCGCGCTGAAGCCCCCGGTGACGCTCACCCTCCCCGAGCACCTCCAGCGCGCCAGGGGATTCCTCTCCAGCGACGCGGCGAAGCGCGCCGAGGAGGAGCTGGCCACGGCGGAGAAGCGGGGGCTGGTGAAGGGCGCTCCCGCCCAGGCGCAGGTGGCGCTGCTGCGCGCGCAGGTGCTCTTCGCGCTCGGCAAGCGCGAGGACGCGGAGAAGGCGCTCGCGGTGGCGCGCAAGGGGCCGCCGGCCATCGCCGCGGAGGCCGCGCTGGTGGTGGCGCGCCGGGCGCTGCGCTCGGACGACAACGAGAAGGCGCGCAAGCTGATGGCGGCGCTGGACAAGGCCTATCCGTCCCAGGCGGCGGGTGAGGAAGGCGCGTTCTTCGCCGCGTGGTTGGATTTGCAGGGCAGCCGCTTCGAGGACGCGGCGAAGTCCTTCGCCGACTACGAGAAGCGCTACAAGGGCTCACGCCGCCGCGATGAGGCGATGTGGTTCCGAGCCCTCGCGCACATCCGGCTGGAGCAGTACGCGAAGGCGCGCCAGGCGCTGGACGACCTGGTGACGGCCTACCCGAAGACGTCCCTGGCGCCGCAGGCCCGCTACTGGATGGCGCGCACGGAGGAGCTGTCCGGCGGCAAGGCGGCGTCCGTGGGGCCCGCCTACGAAGCGGTCATCACCGCGGCGCCCGCGTCGTTCTACGCGCTGCTCGCCACGGAGCGCCTGCGCGAATCGGGGCGCACGCCGCCGGAGGCCTTCCCACAGCCTCCGAAGCAGCTCACCCTCCCCCGCCCGCCGGAGCTGGAGCTGGCGGTGGCGCTGACGCGCGCGGGCCTCTTCCGCGACGCTGCGGACGAGGTGCAGTCGCGCGTGTCGGACCTGCGCTCCGCGGACCAGGCGCTGCCGTTCGCGCACGCGCTCCTGCAGTTGGGGGAGTTCGGCCACGCGCACGTGGTGGCGGCGCGCTACCTCTGGGGCCGCGCCTTCGGGTCCAAGGCCCCGGACGCGCTGGCCGCGTTCTACCCGCGCGCGTTCGCCCAGGCGGTGGAGACCGAGGCCACGCGGCAGGCGCTGGATCCGTTCCTCGTGTGGGCCATCATGCGTCGTGAGAGCGCCTTCAGGCCGGAGGTCATGAGCGCGGCGGACGCACGCGGCCTCATGCAGATCATCCCGCCCACGGCGACGGCGATCGCCCTGAAGATGGCGGAGCCCGCGCCCGCCCCGGCGGACCTCTTCGCCCCGGAGCGCAACATCCGCTACGGCGCGTGGTACCTGTCGCAGCTGATGAAGCGCTTCGCGCACCCGGCGCTCGCGGCGGCGGCCTACAACGCGGGGCCCAAGGCGGCGGTGCGGTGGGCGCAGGAGCGCGGCAGCATGCCCCTGGACCTGTTCGTGGAGTCCATCCCGTACCGGGAGACGCGCGGCTACGTGAAGCAGGTGCTGGCGGACCTGTACCTCTACCACCGCTTCTACGAGAAGAACGGCACCGAGGCCCGGCTGGCCATGAGCGTCCCCGCCCCCACCACGGACGGCGTCGGCTTCTGA
- the cmk gene encoding (d)CMP kinase codes for MSARPFIVAIDGPAGAGKSSVSKLLARRLGFALVDTGAIYRCVALMASREGIAFDDDAKLGELLGRVRIHFQVVGEENHVFLGGEDVSGEIRTPPISMGASQVSGRPVVRAGLLALQRRLALEAPTGAILEGRDIGTVVFPDADVKFFLQADPEVRARRRFEELFQKGVDSSLEGVLQDQTRRDAADSGREVAPLKPAEDAVHVDSSSMPLSEVVQSLEHEIERRRASRGA; via the coding sequence GTGAGCGCTCGGCCGTTCATCGTCGCCATCGACGGGCCGGCCGGGGCGGGCAAGTCCTCCGTGTCCAAGCTGCTCGCGCGGCGGCTGGGCTTCGCGCTGGTGGACACGGGCGCCATCTACCGCTGCGTGGCGCTGATGGCCTCGCGCGAGGGCATCGCCTTCGACGACGACGCGAAGCTGGGCGAGCTGCTCGGGCGCGTGCGCATCCACTTCCAGGTGGTGGGCGAGGAGAACCACGTCTTCCTGGGCGGCGAGGACGTGTCGGGGGAAATCCGCACGCCGCCCATCTCCATGGGCGCGTCGCAGGTGTCCGGGCGGCCGGTGGTGCGCGCGGGGCTCTTGGCGCTCCAGCGGCGGCTGGCGCTGGAGGCTCCGACGGGCGCCATCCTGGAGGGCCGGGACATCGGCACGGTGGTGTTCCCGGACGCGGACGTGAAGTTCTTCCTCCAGGCGGACCCGGAGGTCCGGGCGCGCCGCCGCTTCGAAGAGCTCTTCCAGAAAGGCGTGGACAGCAGCCTGGAGGGCGTCCTCCAGGACCAGACGCGCCGCGACGCCGCGGACTCCGGCCGCGAGGTCGCGCCCCTGAAGCCCGCCGAGGACGCGGTGCACGTGGACTCCAGCAGCATGCCGCTGTCGGAGGTCGTGCAGTCGCTGGAGCACGAAATCGAGCGCCGGCGGGCTTCGCGCGGCGCCTGA
- a CDS encoding cytidine/deoxycytidylate deaminase family protein, translating into MAARGNWDQYFMDIAQQVATRATCDRKHVGAVLVRDKTILSTGYNGAIRGLPHCDEVGHMMENGHCVATVHAEANAIIQAAKNGVSIDGATIYTTASPCWPCFKLIANSGCTRIVFGEFYRDPRIFEYAARLGLQLVGIGAAAQPPAPATGT; encoded by the coding sequence ATGGCCGCTCGGGGCAATTGGGATCAGTACTTCATGGACATCGCCCAGCAGGTGGCCACCCGCGCCACCTGTGACCGCAAGCACGTGGGCGCGGTGCTGGTGCGGGACAAGACCATCCTGTCCACCGGCTACAACGGCGCCATCCGCGGCCTGCCCCACTGCGATGAGGTGGGCCACATGATGGAGAACGGCCACTGCGTGGCCACCGTCCACGCGGAGGCCAACGCCATCATCCAGGCCGCGAAGAACGGCGTCTCCATCGACGGGGCGACCATCTACACGACCGCCAGTCCGTGCTGGCCGTGCTTCAAGTTGATCGCGAACAGCGGCTGCACCCGCATCGTCTTCGGTGAGTTCTACCGGGACCCGCGCATCTTCGAGTACGCGGCCCGGCTGGGCCTCCAGCTCGTGGGCATCGGCGCCGCCGCGCAGCCCCCGGCCCCCGCCACGGGCACCTGA
- a CDS encoding acetyl-CoA carboxylase carboxyltransferase subunit alpha yields the protein MATGIGYALDFERPLIELEKKIEELKALSTSGSVDFSSEISKLEKKAKKLQSEIFSDLSRWQVVQLSRHSARPYFLDYVQHLFTDFFEMCGDRHFGEDPSIVGGFARFDGKTVMVIGHQKGRNTKENMARNFGMPRPEGYRKARRLMELAERMEKPILTFVDTPGAYPGIGAEERGQAEAIAMNLEVMSRLRVPIISTVVGEGGSGGALAIGVGNRVLMFQNSVYSVISPEGCASILFRDATKADKAADAMRPTAQDLLEMKIIDEVIPEPPGGAHRDPAKAAEALGKALRKHLGQLAELKPDALVRDRYDKFRALGMFSGK from the coding sequence ATGGCAACCGGCATTGGCTACGCGCTCGACTTCGAGCGCCCGCTCATCGAGCTGGAAAAGAAGATCGAGGAGCTCAAGGCCCTCTCCACCAGCGGATCCGTGGACTTCTCCTCGGAGATCTCGAAGCTGGAGAAGAAGGCGAAGAAGCTCCAGTCGGAGATCTTCAGCGACCTGTCCCGCTGGCAGGTGGTGCAGCTGTCGCGGCACAGCGCGCGCCCGTACTTCCTGGACTACGTCCAGCACCTCTTCACGGACTTCTTCGAGATGTGCGGCGACCGGCACTTCGGCGAGGACCCGTCCATCGTCGGAGGCTTCGCGCGCTTCGATGGCAAGACGGTGATGGTCATCGGGCACCAGAAGGGGCGCAACACCAAGGAGAACATGGCGCGCAACTTCGGCATGCCGCGCCCGGAGGGCTACCGCAAGGCGCGCCGGCTGATGGAGCTGGCCGAGCGGATGGAGAAGCCCATCCTCACCTTCGTGGACACGCCGGGCGCGTACCCGGGCATCGGCGCGGAGGAGCGTGGCCAGGCGGAGGCCATCGCCATGAACCTGGAGGTCATGAGCCGCCTGCGCGTGCCCATCATCTCCACCGTGGTGGGCGAGGGCGGCTCCGGTGGCGCGCTGGCCATCGGCGTGGGCAACCGCGTGCTGATGTTCCAGAACAGCGTCTACTCCGTCATCTCCCCGGAGGGCTGCGCCTCCATCCTCTTCCGCGACGCGACCAAGGCGGACAAGGCCGCGGACGCGATGCGCCCCACGGCGCAGGACCTGCTGGAGATGAAGATCATCGACGAGGTGATTCCGGAGCCTCCGGGCGGCGCGCACCGCGACCCGGCCAAGGCGGCGGAAGCGCTGGGCAAGGCCCTGCGCAAGCACCTGGGGCAGCTGGCGGAGCTGAAGCCGGACGCGCTGGTGCGCGACCGCTACGACAAGTTCCGCGCACTCGGCATGTTCTCCGGCAAGTAG
- the hisC gene encoding histidinol-phosphate transaminase, which produces MRPLVPSYVETLKAYVPGKPIEETEREYGLKGVIKLASNENPLGPSPRAVEAMRNAAAQVNLYPDATSFHLVRRLAAHLGVKPEEVVLGSGSNELIELLIRTFTTPEEELLLCKGSFPAYRISAQAHGRAFVEVPMREGFRYDLEAMARAVTPRTRMVFLANPDNPTGTTFGRKDLEAFLQAVPKDVLVVHDEAYAEFVDWPGYASAVELFHAYPNLVGLRTFSKIHGLAGIRLGSAVMDAKLAGYVHRTRMPFNLTTVAQAAGMAALEDTAHVERTRENNRVGLRYFGEELPKLGLTLTDSHANFVFVDCHRPSAEVYEQLLRRGVIVRPMAGNGHPTCLRISVGTPQENARCVAALKEVLS; this is translated from the coding sequence ATGCGACCGCTCGTTCCTTCCTACGTCGAGACGCTCAAGGCCTACGTTCCGGGCAAGCCCATCGAGGAGACCGAGCGGGAGTACGGCCTCAAGGGCGTCATCAAGCTGGCCTCCAACGAGAACCCGCTGGGCCCGTCGCCCCGCGCGGTGGAGGCCATGCGCAACGCGGCGGCCCAGGTGAACCTCTACCCGGACGCCACGAGCTTCCACCTGGTGCGCCGGCTTGCCGCGCACCTGGGCGTGAAGCCCGAGGAGGTCGTGCTCGGCAGCGGCTCCAACGAGCTGATCGAGCTGCTCATCCGCACGTTCACGACGCCGGAGGAGGAGCTCCTCCTGTGCAAGGGCTCGTTCCCGGCGTACCGCATCTCCGCGCAGGCGCACGGGCGGGCGTTCGTGGAGGTGCCCATGCGCGAGGGATTCCGCTACGACCTGGAGGCCATGGCCCGCGCCGTCACGCCGCGCACGCGCATGGTGTTCCTGGCCAACCCGGACAACCCCACGGGCACCACGTTCGGGCGCAAGGACCTGGAGGCGTTCCTCCAGGCGGTGCCCAAGGACGTGCTCGTCGTCCACGACGAGGCCTACGCGGAGTTCGTGGACTGGCCCGGCTACGCGAGCGCCGTGGAGCTGTTCCACGCGTACCCGAACCTCGTGGGGCTGCGCACCTTCAGCAAGATCCACGGGCTGGCCGGCATCCGGCTGGGCTCGGCGGTGATGGACGCGAAGCTCGCGGGCTACGTGCACCGCACGCGCATGCCGTTCAACCTGACGACGGTGGCGCAGGCGGCGGGCATGGCCGCGCTGGAGGACACGGCGCACGTGGAGCGCACGCGGGAGAACAACCGCGTGGGCCTGCGCTACTTCGGTGAGGAGCTGCCGAAGCTGGGGCTCACCCTGACGGACAGCCACGCGAACTTCGTCTTCGTGGACTGCCACCGTCCGTCCGCGGAGGTGTACGAGCAGCTCCTGCGCCGGGGCGTCATCGTGCGGCCCATGGCGGGCAACGGCCACCCGACGTGCCTGCGCATCTCCGTGGGCACGCCCCAGGAGAACGCGCGCTGCGTGGCCGCGCTCAAGGAGGTCCTCTCGTGA
- a CDS encoding tetratricopeptide repeat protein, with product MVLALSLLAVTLSAAPAGPPSGRALNTQGFRLYQSGRYGQALEKFQEAARATPDYALAHYNAAATLGVLRKQGKVCEYGAHRDVIVEKLATAVRLDPRRLQRAKDDRDLDVIRDTLGWQKLLGRTPEKEADVPALLRAVSWYGPGVGVYGTTRTLKFQDAGRVELWKKDVDASGSAHESRTPGTYTVRGRTVEVKLPGSAPVTGTLGAGGALTFPEPLGTFTDSPSECDA from the coding sequence ATGGTCCTTGCCCTGTCCCTGCTGGCCGTGACGCTGTCCGCCGCTCCCGCCGGGCCCCCTTCCGGCCGGGCCCTCAACACGCAGGGGTTCCGCCTCTACCAGTCCGGCCGCTACGGCCAGGCCCTGGAGAAGTTCCAGGAGGCTGCACGGGCCACCCCGGACTATGCCCTGGCCCACTACAACGCCGCCGCCACCCTGGGCGTCCTGCGCAAGCAGGGCAAGGTCTGCGAGTACGGCGCCCACCGCGACGTCATCGTGGAGAAGCTGGCCACCGCCGTGCGCCTGGACCCGCGCCGCCTCCAGCGGGCGAAGGACGACCGGGACCTGGACGTCATCCGGGACACGCTGGGATGGCAGAAGCTGCTGGGCCGCACCCCGGAGAAGGAGGCCGACGTGCCGGCCCTCCTCAGGGCGGTGTCCTGGTACGGCCCCGGCGTGGGCGTCTACGGCACCACCCGGACCCTGAAGTTCCAGGACGCAGGCCGCGTGGAGCTCTGGAAGAAGGACGTGGACGCCTCCGGCTCGGCTCACGAGTCGCGGACCCCGGGCACGTACACCGTCCGGGGCCGCACGGTGGAGGTGAAGCTCCCGGGGAGCGCGCCCGTCACCGGGACCCTCGGCGCGGGCGGCGCCCTCACCTTCCCGGAGCCCCTGGGCACCTTCACCGACAGTCCGTCGGAGTGTGACGCCTGA